Proteins from a single region of Gossypium arboreum isolate Shixiya-1 chromosome 1, ASM2569848v2, whole genome shotgun sequence:
- the LOC108463569 gene encoding uncharacterized protein LOC108463569, protein MASIRLFSFLILFILVLLGEYSSANTQGTNGSQGVQPARKKLAKFKDAVDAAPAAVEARETKLKWGLDKKMVTVEGAKISDYQPNGKNSHKWLTGFTAFAADYHVPKSHPPKHN, encoded by the exons atggcGTCTATAAGGCTTTTTAGCTTTCTAATTCtattcattttggtacttttaggaGAGTACTCAAGTGCTAACACCCAAG GTACAAATGGAAGTCAGGGTGTTCAACCAGCAAGGAAAAAGCTAGCCAAATTTAAG GATGCTGTTGATGCAGCGCCGGCTGCGGTGGAAGCAAGGGAAACGAAGCTAAAATGGGGTCTCGATAAAAAGATGGTAACAGTTGAAGGTGCAAAGATTTCAGATTATCAACCTAATGGGAAAAATAGCCATAAATGGCTAACTGGTTTTACAGCTTTTGCTGCTGATTATCATGTCCCAAAGTCCCATCCGCCTAAGCATAATTGA